The following nucleotide sequence is from Zea mays cultivar B73 chromosome 1, Zm-B73-REFERENCE-NAM-5.0, whole genome shotgun sequence.
gagaaaaccttgataaggtttttgttcaacaacaaagatgtttttgcatggtcagccaatgatctttgcggggttaacagggatgttattgaacactcgctcaatgttgacccatccttcagacccagaaagcagaggcttcggaaaatgtctgatgacaaggccgaaggtgctcgtaatgaagtcaaaagactcctcagtgcaggagttatcagagaagtatagtacccagaatggctagctaatactgttatggtaaaaaaggccaatggcaaatggcgaatgtgtatcgattttacagatctcaacaaggcctgtccgaaggacgaattccctttaccaaggatagactctttagttgatgcagcagcttcgtcagagcttatgagtcttctcgattgttattcaggctatcatcaaatttggatgaagaaggaggatgagccaaagaccagtttcataacccctagtggaacgtattgttaccttcggatgcctgaggggctcaagaacgctggaggaagtttcagcagaatgactgcgaaggttctccagtctcagataggcagaaatgtgctaacttatgttgatgacatcattgtaaaaagcacaaaacaggaaaatcacattgctgatttgcaggagacattcgccagtttcagacaagctggcctaaagttgaatccagaaaaatgtgtcttcggagtaaagaaggggaaatttcttggatgcttggtttcaacaaagggaattgaagctaatccaagtaaaattgaagctatacttcgaatggagccaccaactacaaaaaagggggcccaaagattgacagggaggttggcatctcttaatagatttatatccagatcagcagaaagaaatttaccattcttcgaagtgctgaaatcagccgaagtctttcaatggggaccaagccaacaaaaagccttcgaggaactgaagcaatatctgatagatttaacaacattaactccaccaacgccaggggctcctttgttgttatatgtggcagcttcgcactcagcggtaagtgcagcgcttgttcaggagaagcttgatggccaagtcaagaagcaggtcccagtgtattttgtatctgaagttcttagtatatcaaagaaaaactatacagaattggagaaggtgttatatgatgttttgatggcatccaggaagcttcagcattacttccaagcatacaatattgttgttccttcttcgcagccgttgaaggatattatgagaaatagagaagctactgggcgcattggaaaatgggccgcagagctcaatgaattttgcattgattatttaCATAGATCTTTGATCCagactcaagcgttggcagattttatcgctgattggacgccaggggctcaggatgaagaaacaaataaagatgccgaagtatggacagtgttttgcgatgggtcttggggaaccttcggagcaggagcagccgctgtgttggtttcaccatccaaagttaaaacttgttatgcggcaagactcgattttagttgtacaaacaatattactgagtacgaagccctgcttttgggtcttcggaagttaaaagcaatgggagtcagaagggccattcttaaaactgattcccaggttgtttcgggtcatatcgacaagagttgcaaggctaaagatccgaaacttgaaaaatatctagacacggtccgaagagtcgaagcttccttcgaaggattttctgtcaaaaatatccctcgaggacaaaatgagcatgctgatttgctagctaagtcagcagcacaggggctgtccttaccttcggatgtgttcttcgaaacaataaaagcaccttcagtggaacttcttgaaagagcagtcctcaatatatctcctgtttatagcgaagattggagaactgagatcatctcttaccttcagggtaaattcctttcagatgatgaaacttataacaggaggatagaggcaagagctcgtccatatgtcatgatagaaggggagttgtacaagcatggagtttgtgctccactactcaagtgtttatctagaaccgaaggcatataattgatgaaagaaatacatgcaggcctgtgcggatctcacattggatctaggccgttacttggaaaagttttccgtcaagggttttattggccgaaggtagcttcggatgcagcagaattagttcaaaagtgcgaaggttgtcagaaatgtgcaagagatcaaaaacaaccttcgtccttaacccagctcatacaacccatctggccattgcaaaggtggggccttgacttgttaggtccgttaccaccggcccaaggaaacttaagatatgttgtagtggctgtagaatatttttctaaatggattgaggcaaagcctttagctacaataacttcggccaccattcaaaagtttttctggcagaatattgtttgtcgtttcggggtaccaaaggccatcactgtagataatggaacacagtttgactccgaagctttcagagatttctgtgatcaaattggtacgaagatccattttgcatcagtcaggcatccggagtcaaacggactcgttgaaagagccaatggcattataatgacagggataatgaagttaatcttcaatcagcctaggggaaagtggtcagatcaattaatcaaagtggtatggagccacaacacaacaatatcaaggtcaacgggctttactccattcaaactattgtttggtgacgaagcaataactccagaggaagccaaaactggatcaataagagtagtagcttcggcagagtcagattctgaagctgtttattctgtggaaaaagatgctatagaagggatcaggcttcaagctgtggagaacatcaataagtatcaagccgaaacaatcaaatggcgtgatagaaaggttcggctaaagaatattgagccaggacatttggtgcttcggcgagtggctaagccagatacagtgggcaagttgcagttgaaatgggagggaccttttttggtagcatcttcgtcaagacccggttcatacagattgaaggatatggacggcaacgacattcctagatcttggaatgcggatgagcttcggcgatattatgtgtaacttgatgtaatttttatgttttttctttttcatggcacccttttcctttctagagggggagaaaggtttttaatggggccatcatatgtaatttccttttttagttctataagagcaaaatcccccaaggaatgtaaatgtaaaagctgagaacgcaccatcgagtgccgaaaagtaaaaaagcgaagaagctccaaagtcgttcctaagggaatgcagagcttacagcgaaaagtcaacgctgattacgccgaaagtaaaaggcgaagaagctccaaagtcgttcctaagggaatgcagagcttacagcgaaaagtcaacgctgattccgccgaaagtaaaaggcgaagaagctccaaagtcgttcctaagggaatgcagagcttacagcgaaaagttagcactgatatgtgattgtttctaaggaaataatggctgtgattatggcttcggatatgtgtttggacattcatttgcacatcacattacatcatagcatttgcattcataaacattcatccaagcatatgtaggataaccatcatcatagcataactgTCTTCTTTACTtcttcgtgtacgaaaagaagagctttggAAGAAagagaaatgttgttttctatgcttcgctgtgtacgaaaagaagggaaggtgtttttttcgccttcggctcaaaaagataatttcgtccacatcaaagcacctctcatacattaatggaaggataagagcatattacaaggtatgaacagaattcattaaagacaagtttagtcacatttacaaaagttatctcaaaagtttcttgagtctgtctacaggctactcctatttaatcttcaagggacctcagcttcggcgtcattctctttaagcatcagcttcggcttcgtcattctacatgaattaagttgttgtaagtcaaaatcgagcttgaaggaagaggtaggcacaaggtatgatttcttactggttcaagatgactccgagcttcgtctccagccttttctcgcccgccttttgtccataccatctttacaaatctattggaaatgcttcgggcgagatcaggaatgtcatctagaattgatggtgataaagtgaaattgggcctattgacaatctttccatgatcgcagccagcttttaggaaagctgcagcaatgccccgagaagctacccaggcgcagaagtcaccatgcccggctataacttcgtcaagctcatcaatttcaccctcaatatgttcgaaggtctttggtaaatcttcagctgacggggtgaatttctcactgctagctccgactgagtggaaaatttttctcagtcgttgaatacatttgttgctaaattccaagcatttgtcttgaaggcccgccaatagttttttcaaatctgaattttgttggacttcggcttcaagttttgcattaagttcttgcttttcttgttcaaattgttcagattggcagagaagcttcgtgttcagttctgttattttagcttcggcttccgccaataagccttcagtcgcttgaagctcgaagttcttcttttcaatagtagctgattgctcttttattttgccttctaaattttcaattataacttcgtgtttcttgtcttccagatcttgctgcattttcaaagctttgctcaacagcatactctgcacgaaaacaaccttcgttagacatgtcttcattatccAACACAATAAAAGTCagaggaaaagtagttcaccttgaaattggaataaaataaactaccaacgatatgttgtcgtcggtagcggctaatgtccgtttctagcttcggaaaaccgatactctttgacagagtaccgataaccttagctccagtttgattccggatacagtctaatttttcatcatcaatacctccgaagaggagtgctcctggtttatatccgcaagatttggcatactctttaagctcttctatttcggattttgacaatttttctccaactaaattttgaaacatgaaggcctcgtcctctgaagcttcgtcagcttcgtcagcaatttccttttctttcctaggcactgcggccatggcctcttcggcggcagtagtagcttcttctgtggccatgtctagcagcattttgtcgatgtgttcgattgtgctttccaagttcaaatcttcaattgaggtagcttcggcagccgcgacctccgaaggtgtgatttcaatatttgttatttcttcatccgctggtatcttctgagctgaagctctcggtggtgtcttgtcaatgacttctgtcactgcgatgattctttgtctctttgttttagtcgttttcttcgttttttccggctccttttccttctgaaaaaactttgtcagttgaggccccaatggacttagcttcgcaggcaggaattcagtcattaccttcaaaatttcttccacgtcagtggcagagtgtgatgcgggagtctcctcttcgtcggatactttttgcttcggagatgttactttcctcttcttcggaattttcttctcttttgatggttctttctcatcttcatttaaagcttcggctatccttttccttttccggccttcgacacctttattcaaattttcgtagtcagggtattcaaaactcaaggcgtccagcactcgattcaatcttcgcttcggacgggtgccgaaggccgcagtcatcaactgatcttcttttttggagtaattgccgagtatttcattgcacattacttcaattgtatccagccactcttggcaaggtgttttaaagtatttcttaaacttgaaatagtaaggtaatcgcacaagttctccttcttttttctccccctctagcttcggcatttcccattcttttaaactaggaaaaccctgaaagccaaaaactcctgaaccaggtctcttgtactgatatgctctgaaataattctgaattcattcaacgcttgttgggttggaccttctggtgtcatgttgcaacgaggtcgggtttctccgaagattagttcaagtggactttgcacaagcttctccttgtcatcatcaaccttgacatagaaccactccgacttccagcctgctgcccatttgcttcggtagctgattacaggaaactttgtggttttccgataagcaaaattatagcaaccaaaattgtcatgcaatccatcttttctagccttcgtctgatagtgcagctcgtgaactcagcaaaagctgtccgcaaacggttccaccgcttggcttcggagggcccagatataaacactaagcctaacgatagcgttaggagtcaactgatgaaagtagataccaaacctcttcagtacctctgcaataatcccatgaagggggaatcttaatccagcctttagaaagctcttgaaaatgactatttcatccttctccggctttggggtagtttcttccccaccgaagcgtagtagcttcttctgactttcactgaaaaaacccgactttaccatcttggagagatcagccttcgaaacagtagactttccgaagtccaagtggctgggcttacttggcatagcaatacgataatcatcttcaggatcagtttcctcaatgttttcttcttctacttcggcagttgcttgttctgcatcggcactggggattttttccgaagttaccagcccggatcgcTGCAttactttggagatgggaatagtctccgaaccttcagcttcgcctccctcacgctcaaccctagcggtagaatgcactctggccatttaattctgaatttgtgggaattaaatactttttcttccgaagttttttcttctgacgaagcaggcttcaagctgaagcttcgttcgattccgagagtcaagcttcggctatggttaaaaattttggcagcaaaacagtgcaaatagcaatgaatgctgtggtaacttcacacctgctcgtctgtttatatagtactgcaggtaagaaggcgaagcgccaggatttttacaccaggcggacagccgcttgcactcgctgcgcggtggaccgcagagaccaaacagtaactttgcaaggtgggaccgctatgcgctgggaaactgaatcgttcctcgataacgagctcagggaacgtgttttttggaccttcagcttcctgaagcttaggagacttttttcacggatcaagctcgttacgaaaaacgatctagcaccgcgaaaggggctactgttgggactatgcttcgtcgccgaaggtcttgtaggaagaagtagttttcggctgaagctgttcgtatgagatgaccgaaggttcctcttcatgaagcttcggaatttacaaactgacataaaagtagaatgaccttttagtccatatatgtttgagtcaccgttgtaatcccttatgaagggcataattgtaaatccttacaggctacgccctgtgcctataaataggtgaacagtacctctgtactgttcacgcaatcttgtaatcattggcacattacgctgggattattgctttctgctaaaacgaaggtacaaatatacctaaatattatgtttcaatatttaggttcatataataaaatatatataaatattgtTATTCATTTTCGGTATATCTTCCTATAATGTCTTGTGTTTTGtattttacttcatattgtttttcaagtctaactacgaagatatgaccttcgtgatatttcgtttatggccttcgtccggagctcattaaatccttggggaaataatgcttccgcggacgaagggcattaatatttaacatttcatgttgccttgttcttaatttatagcatttgagaacaagtccccaacaggccaaCATTCTAATAATTTTGCCAACATGTTGATATCTGGCTTTGCACGAAGGCGAGGGTCTCGACCAAATTTAGTTATGGACTACTTTTTGTTAGTAAAATAATAATATAATGAACACACTTATATGAATAAAGACTAATTACTTGAACTTACACAAAACTGTAGATCCATGTAGTGGTATTTGTCTTCCAACAAGAACAAGGCATCATTGCATGCGATCATCCGAACAGCCATGTTAAAACAATCGGTATCCATCGGCTTATTTACATCCAATATATCTTTAAGTTTTTGAAGACTTAACGAAATTGGATAAGGTTTAGTGCTCTGAATCCAATGTTTCCTATTCAATGAACATTTGTTTTTATAGTTAAAGCAagaacatatgtgttgaatatttACCATGCATATACTATATTAAATGAGAATTAACTTACTTTAAATATTTGTCGTTGTCTATCCCCATGATATATGTGCATAATACAAACATCAGTTCTTGCGTGTTTGTTGATGTTACTTTAGCAGACAGAACATATGGAGATATATATGGTTCAATCTGATGTGATGTATTTGACGATTTAGATAACTCACATGGAGTATCAATTATTTGAACAtcacttgaactctctccatcttCATCCACATTGTGGTCAAGATTTTGATGTCTTTTCTTTGTGTTTAATCTCGAGTCCCATAATATTGCAGGTAGCTTAAACCTAAACATTGTTATATCATCCTGCAAGTATATAAATTAGAACAAAAGAAACATTGTTCCTATAAATAAATATACGTCCTCTACCTGAGTTACGTTATCAGATAGGGAGGATCCTGTCCAGTATTCCATATAGTTTATCATCCATAGCCCGCAAGATACCCTAATATGAAATTTAACAGATCAGGTGAGTTTCTATGTATATATGAAAATAAATATAACCAATTTTGTAGAGTTGTGGTCACATGAATTTTACCCATCGGTTTGCATTTGTGTTGTGATCTTCTCTATAACTGGCCATGATGCAACATCAAGGTTCGACCACTTGCCTTGGTAAAGCTCTTTATGTTCTGCTGCAAGTTTAATCTGTCTTTCTATACCTTTTAACTATGTGTATATATAAAACATATCAAGATTTATAGATAACAAATAATGTAATGATGAAATAATCATAATATAAAAGAAATGATTACTCACTGTAGTATAAAGGTCTCGGCGATCCGTTATTTGTTGTCCCATAGAATCAAGTACATGTACCTCATTTTTTTTGCATTCAGAACTGCCAGGTACCAGTGAAAATTTTCTATATTCATTGGAATGAACACCTTCATAGAACATACATTAACATTAATTTGTAAGTATTGTGCACCAATAATTACATATTACATATATTAAAAATGAGATGAGTTTTAGGTCAACCATGTCAGACTGTAAATAGTTGTCCACCCTTTTTTCAATTGTGTCTTCCTTACAATTTAAGAGCACCTTAGGGTCGCCATCACGCTTAAGCAGACTGGAAATGAATGTGTTCTCCAAGAAGACCTTTCCACCTTCTCTATGAAGTAAATGCTCTTCATCCCTAATACAGTGTATATATGCACTGAGGGCCTGTACACCAAAAGAATACAATTAACAGATCAAATATACATGCTAGCTTTAAATATGTATACCATACTGTATAATATGAtaattataaatatatatactttATATTACTGTATATAATATGGACATACAGATGTACTTACTTCGCCAGACACTTGGATGTCACCATGAAAAAGACAttccatatcatttctatttaACCATGCGCTGTCGATGTCCACCACAACTTGTTTCCCCGGTAATGTTTTAATGTATTCAATAAGCTGAACATCTTCTGGGGTGCACTTATAATCTATACAATGAAAAATATTATACTTAATAAGCAAATGATATATGCGAAAACCAATAAGATGCAATAAGGCAAGAACAAAAAATTACCTTCAGAGACAACTCGAGCTACATTCAATTTCTTTGGTTTCTTATGTTGTGATATTCTAATAAGTGTGTCCAAAGCATCTTGTTTGTTCTGCTCTACCATATCCGCATCAGAACTTATTTGACTTGATTCATTTGGAACATCCAAAGATGTCAGGTGTATCACATCTGTATGAGGAGTGAATGAAACATAAGTCTCTTGACAAAAGCATTTTTAGGAGTACTCATAAGACAATATTTACATTTAGGAGTGTA
It contains:
- the LOC118473060 gene encoding uncharacterized protein, whose amino-acid sequence is MQTDGVSCGLWMINYMEYWTGSSLSDNVTQDDITMFRFKLPAILWDSRLNTKKRHQNLDHNVDEDGESSSDVQIIDTPCELSKSSNTSHQIEPYISPYVLSAKVTSTNTQELMFVLCTYIMGIDNDKYLKKHWIQSTKPYPISLSLQKLKDILDVNKPMDTDCFNMAVRMIACNDALFLLEDKYHYMDLQFCVSSSN